In Tachysurus fulvidraco isolate hzauxx_2018 chromosome 3, HZAU_PFXX_2.0, whole genome shotgun sequence, a single window of DNA contains:
- the rbfox1l gene encoding RNA binding protein fox-1 homolog 1-like produces MILDMCFYLSELHTHTHTHTHTHTHTHTHTHTHKLKNTCSPQSSVELFPTFLSVSPVRCVSSGLCTMLSSPAVILQPYGLPVYPQTSCYPSLVQGGPAQEAGPGNSDPALAQVYAAPPSYPPPGQAPPTPAARLPPLDFGSAHSSSDYPDHHQLRVYQSAQHEGAEPIPVNNTDESLAPVTSDSQTLNVPVAAGGGAGSGSEEDGSGKAQPKRLHVSNIPFRFRDPDLRQMFGQFGKILDVEIIFNERGSKGFGFVTFENASEADRAREKLNGTIVEGRKIEVNNATARVVTKKPQTPLVNAAGWKINPVMGAMYAPELYTVASFPYPVPTATLAYRGSTLRGRGRAVYNTIRSAATPTAVPAYPGVVYQDGLYGTEVYGGYPAAYRVAQSPSATATATYSDGYGRVYTTDPYHHSVGPTTTYGVSTMASLYRGGYNRFTPY; encoded by the exons ATGATTCTAGACATGTGTTTCTATCTgtcagagctacacacacacacacacacacacacacacacacatacacacacacacacacacacacacacacacaaactaaagaACACATGTTCTCCTCAGAGCTCAGT AGAACTTTTCCCcacttttctgtctgtctctcctgtgAGGTGTGTCTCCTCCGGGCTATGCACCATGTTGTCCTCTCCTGCGGTCATCCTGCAGCCGTACGGTCTGCCTGTCTATCCACAGACCTCCTGCTACCCCAGCCTAGTGCAG GGCGGTCCTGCTCAGGAGGCGGGGCCAGGCAACAGTGATCCCGCCCTTGCCCAGGTATACGCCGCACCCCCTTCATATCCACCACCGggacaagccccgcccacacctGCAGCCAGACTCCCGCCTCTTGACTTCGGCTCCGCCCACTCCAGCTCTGATTACCCAGACCACCATCAGCTCCGGGTGTATCAGAGCGCTCAGCATGAGGGGGCGGAGCCTATACCTGTCAATAACACG GATGAAAGTCTGGCTCCTGTGACCTCCGACTCCCAGACTCTAAACGTCCCTGTGGCTGCAGGGGGTGGAGCAGGAAGCGGCAGTGAGGAGGACGGGTCTGGAAAAGCCCAGCCCAAACGCCTTCATGTATCCAATATTCCCTTCAGGTTCCGGGATCCTGACCTGAGGCAGATGTTCGGG CAATTTGGCAAAATCCTGGATGTAGAGATCATCTTCAATGAGAGAGGGTCAAAA GGTTTTGGCTTTGTGACGTTTGAGAACGCATCAGAAGCCGATCGAGCGCGAGAGAAACTCAACGGGACAATCGTGGAGGGGAGAAAGATTGAG GTGAACAACGCCACAGCCAGGGTGGTAACGAAGAAACCACAGACTCCACTCGTTAACG cTGCAGGATGGAAGATTAATCCTGTGATGGGGGCCATGTACGCTCCAGAACTCTACACtg tGGCCAGCTTTCCTTATCCTGTTCCCACAGCAACACTGGCTTACAGAGGCTCCACCCTGAGGGGGCGAGGACGTGCTGTGTATAATACCATTCGCTCTGCAGCCACGCCCACTGCTGTTCCCGCCTACCCAGG ggtgGTGTATCAGGATGGACTGTATGGAACAGAAGTCTAT ggagGATACCCTGCTGCGTACAGAGTGGCTCAATCTCCTTCAGCAACAGCTACAGCTACGTACAGTGATGG gtacGGGAGAGTGTATACCACTGACCCCTATCATCACTCTGTAGGTCCGACCACTACATATGGAGTCAGCACTATG GCGAGTCTCTACCGAGGAGGTTACAACCGTTTCACCCCATACTGA